One region of Bradyrhizobium betae genomic DNA includes:
- a CDS encoding 4-hydroxyphenyl-beta-ketoacyl-CoA hydrolase, with protein MPKLKLPNIDDVVAIDIHTHAEEPCGCHPDDGYDDFQAQMADYFKSPNKHPPTVPETAAYYRSKNIAAVIFPVDAERETGFRRYNNYEMIEAASDHLDVLIPFVSIDPHKGKLGAREARKLIEEYGVRGFKFHPTMQGFYANDRMAYPLYEEINNGGAIALFHTGQTGVGSGMPGGMGMRLKYSNPMYMDDVAADFPDLKIILAHPSFPWQEEALSVATHKPNVYIDLSGWSPKYFPPILVRYINSILQDKMLFGSDWPVITPDRWLADFAKIEIRDEIRPKVLKANARKLLGI; from the coding sequence ATGCCGAAGCTCAAGCTGCCGAATATCGACGATGTCGTCGCCATCGACATCCATACCCATGCCGAGGAGCCCTGCGGCTGCCATCCCGACGACGGCTATGACGATTTCCAGGCGCAGATGGCCGACTATTTCAAGTCGCCGAACAAGCATCCGCCGACCGTGCCGGAGACCGCGGCCTACTACCGCTCCAAGAACATCGCCGCGGTGATCTTCCCGGTCGATGCCGAGCGCGAGACCGGCTTCCGCCGCTACAACAATTACGAGATGATCGAGGCCGCCTCCGACCATCTCGACGTCCTGATCCCCTTCGTCTCGATCGACCCGCACAAGGGCAAGCTCGGCGCACGCGAGGCGCGCAAGCTGATCGAGGAATACGGCGTCCGCGGCTTCAAATTCCACCCGACCATGCAGGGCTTCTACGCCAACGACCGCATGGCCTACCCGCTCTACGAAGAGATCAACAATGGCGGCGCGATCGCGCTGTTCCACACCGGCCAGACCGGCGTCGGCTCGGGCATGCCCGGCGGCATGGGGATGCGGCTGAAATATTCCAACCCGATGTACATGGACGACGTCGCGGCGGATTTCCCCGACCTCAAGATCATCCTCGCCCACCCCTCCTTCCCCTGGCAGGAAGAAGCGCTGTCGGTCGCGACCCACAAGCCGAACGTCTATATCGACCTCTCGGGCTGGTCGCCGAAATATTTCCCGCCGATCCTGGTGCGCTACATCAACTCGATCCTGCAGGACAAGATGCTGTTCGGCTCCGACTGGCCGGTGATCACGCCGGACCGCTGGCTGGCGGATTTCGCCAAGATCGAGATCCGCGACGAGATCCGACCGAAGGTGCTGAAGGCCAACGCAAGGAAGCTGCTGGGGATCTAG
- a CDS encoding putative quinol monooxygenase, with product MNHYATQKSLSQAVDGGGLLVVAQWEAKPGEADKVAAILDRFLPEAQREDGVKLFLISRAKDNPAQFLFYELFRDEAAFRAHQESDHFKTCIAGQALPLLAKRERAQYALI from the coding sequence ATGAACCACTATGCCACGCAGAAATCGCTCAGCCAGGCCGTCGACGGCGGCGGCCTGCTCGTCGTCGCGCAATGGGAGGCCAAGCCCGGCGAGGCCGACAAGGTCGCCGCAATCCTCGACCGTTTCCTGCCGGAGGCGCAGCGGGAGGACGGCGTCAAGCTGTTCCTGATCTCGCGCGCGAAGGACAATCCAGCCCAGTTCCTGTTCTACGAGCTGTTCCGCGACGAGGCCGCCTTCAGGGCGCATCAGGAGAGCGATCACTTCAAAACATGCATCGCCGGACAGGCGCTGCCTTTGCTGGCGAAGCGCGAACGGGCGCAATACGCGCTGATCTGA
- a CDS encoding MerR family transcriptional regulator, with the protein MKIGELARRTGVSVRMLRYYEAEGLLAPMRTAAGYRDYGPADEETVRRIKMLGAAGMKLETIQRLLPCVRNNDPAFTPCNELRGILAQQVGLIDERIETLSQSRNILAGFLASVS; encoded by the coding sequence ATGAAAATTGGCGAACTTGCCCGGAGGACGGGAGTGAGCGTTCGGATGCTGCGCTACTACGAAGCCGAAGGGCTCCTGGCGCCGATGCGGACCGCGGCTGGTTACCGCGACTATGGTCCGGCGGACGAGGAAACCGTGCGGCGGATCAAGATGCTTGGCGCCGCCGGCATGAAGCTCGAAACGATCCAGCGATTGCTGCCGTGTGTGCGCAACAATGACCCGGCGTTCACGCCCTGCAACGAGTTGCGAGGAATACTCGCCCAGCAGGTCGGACTGATCGATGAGCGCATCGAGACGCTCAGCCAGAGCCGGAATATTCTGGCCGGCTTCCTGGCAAGTGTGAGCTGA
- a CDS encoding tetratricopeptide repeat protein → MAVRFRFARTLCLTLVLGTAGLAPALAQTVQPAPPGKQQKKLPEAPAKLPKVDRNKNIDFLFGALKAAPDEASAKHVEARIWAIWIQTPSDTASLLMARAKTAVDAQKIDVAIKLLDSVIKLRPDYIEAWNRRATLYYMQNDYTRSLADIREVLIREPRHFGALAGLGMIMQEVGDEKRALEAYRKALAVNPHLDKIPDQVKSLTEKVEGRDI, encoded by the coding sequence ATGGCAGTGAGATTCCGCTTCGCGCGCACCTTGTGTTTGACCCTTGTGTTGGGGACCGCCGGCCTTGCTCCGGCCTTGGCGCAGACTGTTCAGCCGGCCCCGCCCGGCAAGCAGCAGAAGAAGCTTCCTGAAGCGCCGGCCAAGCTGCCCAAGGTCGACCGCAACAAGAATATCGATTTCCTGTTCGGTGCGCTGAAGGCCGCGCCGGACGAGGCCAGCGCCAAGCATGTCGAGGCGCGGATCTGGGCGATCTGGATCCAGACCCCGAGCGATACCGCATCGCTGCTGATGGCGCGGGCCAAGACCGCGGTCGATGCGCAGAAGATCGATGTGGCGATCAAGCTGCTGGATTCGGTCATCAAGCTCAGGCCCGACTACATCGAGGCCTGGAACCGGCGCGCTACGCTCTACTATATGCAGAACGACTATACCCGTTCGCTCGCCGACATCCGCGAGGTGCTGATCCGCGAGCCCCGCCATTTCGGCGCGCTCGCGGGGCTCGGCATGATCATGCAGGAAGTCGGGGACGAGAAGCGCGCGCTCGAGGCCTACCGCAAGGCGCTCGCCGTCAATCCGCACCTCGACAAGATCCCCGATCAGGTCAAGTCCCTGACCGAGAAGGTCGAAGGCCGCGACATCTAG
- a CDS encoding FAD-linked oxidase C-terminal domain-containing protein, producing MAIMMPASDQAVLARRAEIIAALRAIVPGEGVIDSAAEMRAYESDGLTAYRQPPMVVVLPDTTEQVSLVLKYCAAQGIKVVPRGSGTSLSGGALPLEDGVLLGLGKFKRIREIDFDNRVVVTEPGVTNLAISQAVAHAGFYYAPDPSSQIACSIGGNVAENSGGVHCLKYGMTTNNVLGCEIVLMSGEILRIGGKSAENPGYDLMGVITGSEGLLGVITEITVRILQKPETARALMVGFAEVEAAGECVARIIGAGIIPGGMEMMDKPAIHAAEAFVHAGYPLDVEALLIIELDGPKIEVDELITRVETIANGCGSTTCQISTSEAERNLFWAGRKAAFPAVGRISPDYLCMDGTIPRGALPKALARIRELSEKYQLGCANVFHAGDGNLHPLILYDANKPGEIERAEAFGADILRACVEFGGVLTGEHGVGIEKRDLMPEMFSEIDLNQQQRLKCAFDAQGLLNPGKVFPTLHRCAELGRMHVHAGKLAFPDIPRF from the coding sequence ATGGCCATCATGATGCCTGCGAGCGACCAGGCCGTGCTTGCGCGCCGCGCGGAGATCATTGCTGCATTGCGCGCAATCGTGCCCGGCGAAGGCGTGATCGACAGCGCCGCCGAGATGCGGGCTTATGAGTCCGACGGTCTGACCGCCTATCGGCAACCGCCGATGGTCGTGGTGCTGCCCGATACGACCGAGCAGGTCTCCCTGGTCCTGAAATATTGTGCAGCGCAGGGCATCAAGGTGGTCCCGCGCGGCTCGGGAACCTCGCTGTCGGGTGGCGCACTGCCGCTCGAAGACGGCGTGCTGCTGGGACTCGGCAAGTTCAAGCGCATCCGCGAAATCGATTTCGACAACCGCGTCGTCGTCACCGAACCCGGCGTCACCAATCTCGCCATCAGCCAGGCGGTCGCGCATGCCGGCTTCTACTACGCGCCCGATCCGTCCTCGCAGATCGCGTGCTCGATCGGCGGCAATGTCGCGGAGAATTCCGGCGGTGTGCACTGCCTCAAATACGGCATGACCACCAACAACGTGCTCGGTTGCGAGATTGTCCTGATGAGCGGCGAGATCCTGCGCATCGGCGGCAAGTCGGCGGAGAACCCGGGCTATGACCTGATGGGCGTCATCACCGGTTCGGAAGGCCTGCTCGGCGTCATCACCGAGATCACGGTGCGCATCCTGCAGAAGCCCGAGACGGCGCGCGCGCTGATGGTCGGCTTCGCAGAGGTCGAGGCGGCCGGCGAATGCGTGGCGCGCATCATCGGCGCCGGCATCATTCCCGGCGGCATGGAGATGATGGACAAGCCGGCGATCCACGCCGCCGAAGCCTTCGTCCATGCCGGCTATCCGCTCGACGTCGAGGCGCTGCTCATCATCGAGCTCGACGGTCCCAAGATCGAGGTCGACGAGCTGATCACGCGCGTCGAGACGATTGCCAACGGCTGCGGCTCGACCACCTGCCAGATCTCGACCTCGGAGGCCGAGCGCAATCTGTTTTGGGCGGGTCGCAAGGCCGCGTTTCCGGCCGTGGGCCGCATCTCGCCCGACTATCTCTGCATGGACGGCACCATCCCGCGCGGCGCGCTGCCGAAGGCGCTGGCGCGCATCCGCGAGCTCTCGGAGAAATACCAGCTCGGCTGCGCCAACGTGTTCCACGCCGGCGACGGCAATCTGCATCCGCTGATCCTCTACGATGCCAACAAGCCCGGCGAGATCGAGCGCGCCGAGGCCTTCGGCGCCGACATCCTGCGCGCCTGCGTCGAGTTCGGCGGCGTGCTCACCGGCGAGCACGGCGTCGGCATCGAGAAGCGCGACCTGATGCCGGAGATGTTCAGCGAGATCGACCTGAACCAGCAGCAGCGGCTGAAATGCGCTTTCGACGCGCAGGGCCTGCTCAATCCCGGCAAGGTGTTTCCGACCCTGCACCGCTGCGCCGAGCTCGGTCGCATGCATGTCCACGCGGGCAAGCTGGCGTTTCCGGATATCCCGCGATTTTGA
- a CDS encoding zinc-dependent alcohol dehydrogenase family protein, producing MKAYHLNGQAGGDGLMRAEVSKPEPANGEVRIRVEAVSLNYRDLLILDRVGQGGLNGRVPLSDGAGVVDAIGAGVTQWRVGDRVAASFFRDWISGPFKASYVPSSLGGNTMDGMLAEYVVLPANALVSVPAHLSSVEAATLPCAGVTAFHGLIARGQMGKGDTLLVQGTGGVALFGLQFAAALGARALVISSSDEKLARAKALGGSILINYRDTPDWDVALMKATDGEGASHILELGGPGTYDRSLRSVASGGKIVQIGVLTGFGPKPDLARLQWENADIIGVTVGSVEHFTAMNSFLTEHTIHPIVDRVYGFDEVPEAYAYLRTGSHFGKVVVKL from the coding sequence ATGAAAGCCTACCATTTGAATGGCCAAGCCGGTGGCGATGGCCTTATGCGAGCCGAGGTCAGCAAACCAGAACCCGCCAATGGCGAGGTCCGCATCCGGGTCGAAGCTGTCAGTCTGAACTACCGCGACCTCCTGATCCTCGACCGCGTGGGCCAAGGTGGGCTCAACGGCCGCGTGCCACTTTCTGACGGTGCAGGCGTCGTTGACGCCATCGGCGCCGGCGTCACGCAATGGCGCGTCGGAGACCGCGTTGCGGCATCGTTCTTTCGCGATTGGATCTCGGGGCCGTTCAAGGCCAGCTATGTCCCGTCATCCCTTGGTGGCAACACGATGGACGGAATGCTGGCGGAGTATGTCGTGCTACCGGCAAATGCGCTCGTTTCCGTGCCGGCACATTTATCTTCGGTCGAAGCCGCGACCTTGCCTTGTGCCGGTGTCACTGCTTTCCATGGCCTCATTGCACGCGGCCAGATGGGCAAAGGCGATACGCTGCTGGTCCAGGGAACGGGTGGCGTCGCGCTGTTCGGACTTCAATTCGCAGCGGCGCTCGGAGCGCGCGCGCTCGTGATCTCGTCCTCGGATGAAAAGCTCGCCCGCGCCAAGGCGCTGGGCGGCTCGATCCTCATCAACTACCGCGACACGCCTGACTGGGATGTTGCGCTGATGAAAGCGACGGATGGCGAAGGTGCCAGCCATATCCTCGAACTCGGCGGTCCCGGCACCTATGACCGATCGCTGCGATCGGTCGCGTCGGGGGGCAAGATCGTTCAAATTGGCGTGTTGACGGGGTTCGGCCCGAAGCCCGATCTCGCGCGCCTTCAATGGGAGAATGCCGACATCATCGGTGTCACCGTCGGATCGGTCGAACATTTCACCGCGATGAACAGCTTCCTGACCGAACACACGATCCACCCGATC
- a CDS encoding alpha/beta fold hydrolase has product MILISVVTALALLALLTQAGIVAVQRVHPPQGRMIEVDGATLHVVDIGPRDSGVPIVMLHGASSNLEAMRRPLGDLLARDHRVILIDRPGHGWSTRARRQDSTPDIQARMVDEALGKLGIDRAVFVVHSWSGALGTRIALDHPGRVAGLVMLAPVTHPWCGGVGHYNEIIATPLIGPLLAYTITLPLGYFVVEAGARNVFLPQTMPDGFVKDSATPLLLRPREFLANAYDLVTLKDAVAAQAPRYAGIVAPVTIIAGEPDKTVSTDIHARPFAAMVPNAKLIVLPDLGHMVQNAVPDLVKMEIEAMIGRVVPVEAAAR; this is encoded by the coding sequence ATGATCTTGATCTCAGTCGTGACGGCGCTGGCCCTGCTGGCGCTGCTCACGCAGGCCGGAATCGTCGCCGTGCAACGCGTCCATCCGCCTCAGGGCCGGATGATCGAGGTCGATGGCGCGACGCTTCACGTCGTCGATATCGGTCCGCGCGATTCGGGCGTGCCGATCGTGATGCTGCATGGCGCGAGCTCCAATCTCGAAGCGATGCGGCGCCCCCTCGGCGACCTCCTCGCCAGGGACCATCGCGTCATCCTGATCGACCGTCCCGGCCACGGCTGGAGCACGCGCGCACGGCGGCAGGATTCGACGCCGGACATCCAGGCGCGGATGGTCGATGAGGCGCTCGGCAAGCTCGGGATCGATCGCGCGGTCTTCGTGGTGCATTCCTGGAGTGGTGCGCTCGGCACGCGGATTGCGCTCGATCATCCCGGCCGCGTCGCCGGTCTGGTGATGCTCGCGCCGGTCACCCATCCCTGGTGCGGCGGCGTCGGGCACTACAACGAGATCATCGCGACGCCATTGATCGGCCCGCTGCTCGCCTACACGATCACGCTGCCGCTCGGCTATTTCGTTGTCGAAGCCGGCGCGCGCAATGTCTTCCTGCCGCAAACCATGCCGGACGGTTTCGTGAAGGACTCTGCGACGCCGCTGCTGCTTCGCCCGCGCGAGTTCCTCGCCAATGCCTATGATCTGGTGACGCTGAAGGACGCGGTCGCCGCGCAAGCTCCGCGCTATGCCGGGATCGTGGCGCCGGTCACGATCATCGCCGGGGAGCCCGACAAGACGGTGTCCACCGACATCCACGCGCGTCCGTTCGCAGCCATGGTGCCGAATGCAAAGCTGATCGTGCTGCCGGATCTCGGCCACATGGTGCAGAATGCCGTGCCCGATCTCGTGAAGATGGAGATCGAGGCGATGATCGGCAGGGTCGTCCCGGTGGAGGCGGCCGCCAGATAG
- the cycA gene encoding cytochrome c-550 CycA, with the protein MKKSTFGALMILTVTATASAAMAQDVAAGKTSFNKCLACHAIGEGAKNKVGPELNGLNGRKSGTAPDYNYSDANKNSGITWNEALFKEYIKDPKAKIPGTKMAFAGIKNETEINNLWSYVSQFDKDGKIKQ; encoded by the coding sequence ATGAAAAAATCGACTTTTGGCGCGCTGATGATCCTCACCGTCACTGCCACAGCGTCCGCCGCGATGGCGCAGGATGTTGCCGCCGGCAAGACGTCGTTCAACAAATGCCTCGCCTGCCACGCGATCGGCGAAGGCGCCAAGAACAAGGTCGGCCCCGAGCTCAACGGCCTCAATGGCCGCAAGTCGGGCACCGCGCCGGACTACAACTACTCGGATGCGAACAAGAATTCCGGCATCACCTGGAATGAGGCGCTGTTCAAGGAATACATCAAGGACCCCAAGGCCAAGATCCCCGGCACCAAGATGGCATTCGCCGGCATCAAGAACGAGACCGAGATCAACAATCTCTGGTCCTACGTTTCGCAGTTCGACAAGGACGGCAAGATCAAGCAGTAA
- the ykgO gene encoding type B 50S ribosomal protein L36, with the protein MKVRNSLKSLRGRHRANRLVRRKGRVYVINKVQRRFKARQG; encoded by the coding sequence ATGAAGGTCCGTAACTCGTTGAAGTCGCTGCGCGGTCGCCATCGCGCCAACCGCCTGGTCCGCCGCAAGGGCCGGGTCTATGTGATCAACAAGGTGCAGCGCCGCTTCAAGGCTCGCCAGGGCTGA